One genomic segment of Nitrospira sp. SG-bin1 includes these proteins:
- a CDS encoding teichoic acid biosynthesis protein — MLDCFIDAILWEEAIDTLLQWSRERQSRYVSICNVHSVVTAKQNPAFRRVINEGDMATPDGMPLVWVLRSIGFQWQERINGPDLMWRLCGQAAEKGLSIFLYGSTSETLERLTNTLRIAFPQLTIAGVHSPPFRLLSDEEEQEMTDRLNSSGAHIVFVGLGCPKQEFWMAAHRGKVRAVMIGVGAAFDYHAGTVKRAPLWMQQSGLEWLFRLVCEPKRLWKRYLVTNSLFLTYLGFELFGAKRNASSKC; from the coding sequence ATTTTGGATTGCTTCATTGATGCAATCCTGTGGGAAGAAGCAATCGATACCCTTCTGCAATGGAGTAGAGAAAGACAATCGCGTTATGTCTCCATCTGCAATGTCCATTCGGTGGTAACGGCAAAGCAGAACCCTGCCTTCCGCCGGGTCATCAACGAGGGGGATATGGCTACGCCGGATGGTATGCCGCTTGTGTGGGTGCTGCGCAGTATAGGGTTTCAATGGCAGGAACGTATTAACGGCCCAGATCTCATGTGGCGTCTGTGCGGGCAGGCAGCGGAGAAGGGACTATCGATATTTCTTTATGGAAGCACATCAGAAACGCTGGAACGACTGACCAATACCTTGAGGATCGCGTTTCCACAGCTGACCATTGCCGGAGTTCATTCACCTCCTTTCAGGCTCCTTTCGGATGAAGAGGAGCAGGAGATGACTGATCGCCTCAACAGTTCAGGTGCCCATATCGTGTTCGTAGGTCTGGGTTGTCCGAAGCAAGAATTTTGGATGGCGGCGCATCGGGGAAAGGTTCGGGCGGTGATGATCGGAGTTGGAGCGGCATTTGATTACCATGCAGGCACGGTGAAGAGGGCGCCACTTTGGATGCAACAGTCAGGACTTGAGTGGCTGTTCCGATTGGTGTGTGAGCCAAAGCGGCTTTGGAAGCGGTACCTGGTGACAAATTCATTGTTCCTAACTTACCTTGGGTTCGAATTGTTCGGGGCGAAGCGAAATGCTTCGAGTAAGTGTTAG